The Caulifigura coniformis genome includes a region encoding these proteins:
- the holA gene encoding DNA polymerase III subunit delta, which yields MHAVEFLRKPAPQQAAFIVLHGGESTLKASSLAAVSKIVLGEDADETSLVRLEGDVDWARVRDELATVSMFTSRRLVVVEDADDFVTKHRGQLESYIEKPSKKSTFVLDLKSWKKNTRLAKKLDELGLEIDCSELAGPRLTGWLVESAESEYGKQLSRDAAALMVELAGSGLGLLEQELGKLASYVGDRPRITPEDVRQMVGGWKAETTWTMLDAVRDGDPGSALSCLEKLLTAGEAGPRLLGGISFVFRKLGDATERSREGVPLPAALKDAGVFFRDIEKAERYLRRVRRPRAEKILARLLKADSDLKGGSPLTERLQMELLLLWLAGVETR from the coding sequence ATGCACGCGGTTGAGTTCCTTCGCAAGCCGGCCCCCCAGCAGGCGGCCTTCATCGTCCTTCATGGCGGTGAGAGTACGCTCAAGGCTTCGTCGTTGGCTGCCGTCTCCAAGATCGTGCTCGGTGAAGACGCCGACGAAACCAGCCTGGTGCGGCTCGAGGGGGATGTCGACTGGGCCCGTGTCCGCGATGAACTCGCGACCGTTTCCATGTTCACCTCCCGACGCCTCGTCGTCGTCGAGGACGCCGACGACTTCGTCACGAAGCACCGCGGCCAGCTCGAAAGCTACATCGAGAAGCCGTCGAAGAAATCGACCTTCGTCCTCGACCTGAAATCCTGGAAGAAGAACACCCGTCTCGCCAAAAAACTGGACGAACTCGGGCTCGAGATCGATTGCAGCGAACTCGCCGGACCGAGGCTCACCGGCTGGCTCGTCGAGTCGGCCGAGTCGGAATACGGCAAGCAGCTCTCGCGCGACGCCGCCGCGCTGATGGTCGAACTCGCCGGCTCCGGCCTCGGACTGCTCGAACAGGAACTCGGGAAGCTCGCGTCGTACGTCGGCGATCGTCCGCGGATCACTCCCGAGGATGTCCGGCAGATGGTGGGCGGCTGGAAGGCCGAAACCACCTGGACGATGCTCGACGCCGTCCGCGACGGCGATCCGGGCTCCGCCCTCAGCTGCCTCGAAAAGCTGCTGACCGCCGGCGAGGCCGGCCCCAGGCTCCTCGGCGGTATCAGTTTCGTCTTCCGCAAGCTGGGTGACGCCACCGAACGCTCGCGGGAGGGCGTTCCTCTCCCCGCCGCCCTCAAGGACGCCGGCGTTTTCTTTCGCGACATTGAAAAGGCGGAACGCTATCTCCGCCGGGTCAGACGCCCCCGGGCCGAGAAAATTCTCGCCCGGCTGCTCAAGGCCGATTCCGACCTCAAGGGAGGAAGCCCCCTCACTGAACGCCTGCAGATGGAGCTGTTACTCCTCTGGCTGGCAGGTGTTGAGACGCGATAG